TCGATATTCACCACACTGCCAATCTCAAAAGTATGGAAGTTGGTATGCTCATAAGTATAAGGAATGATAGCCACCTGGAAAGTATCATCCGTAGGATTACAAACCGTCAGGCTGACACCGTTCACCGTCACCGAACCTTTATCCACAGTGATATATCCGCGTTTCGCCATCTCCTTGTCGCACGCATATTGGAAAGTGAAGTACCAGCTTCCTTCCGCATCCTTGATATCAATGCAGGTCGCTGTCTGATCTACATGTCCCTGCACGATATGACCGTCCAGGCGACCGTTCATCATCATGCTACGCTCTACGTTCACCTTATCTCCCACCTTCAGCAGCCCCAGGTTGGAACGCTCCAGCGTCTCCTTCATGGCAGTCACCGTATACGTTTCATCCGTCATGCTCACTACTGTCAGACATACGCCGTTATGAGAAATACTCTGATCGATTTTCAACTCATTCACAAACGAACACTTAAATGTAAAGTGTATATTCTCCTGGTCTTTCACCAGTGCTACCAAGGTAGCATATTCTTCTACGATTCCGGAAAACATAATGTTATTTACGATTTTACGATTTACAATTTACGATTAAAAAACTCTCTTTTATATAGGGCTCAAAGATACAAATAAGCTGGCAGGAAAGAAAATATGAGCAAAAAAAAATGGGGCTTTTCACAAAGCTCCATTTTTCAGTTTTCAATAGGTATTAGTTTTTTTTTAAGGTAAAAAGATTGTTTTCAGGATAACGGTGCAAATATAGGTGCTTTTACCGATATTATCCAAATTATAAAACATGTCATATAACATCTTTTTGAAATTTCTTTGGATTTATTATCATTTGAGCAAGAACACCCGTAACCTGTCCGTTACAGGAGACAAATATAAGACAAATTTCTAAGGAGCACTAATTTCTGTTTAAAAATATGCAAATATTTATTTCTCGGGATAGTGTTCCTCTGTTTTTCCACGATGCTTCAAGACCTTTGCATCAACGAAAAAGACGATCTCTTCGGCTATATTCGTGATGTGGTCGCCTGAGCGTTCCAACTTACGGAATACACTGACCAGGTCGACGCAGGTAAGCGCAGTCTCCGGATGCTCAATGATATAGTTCGCCAGGATTCCGGTGGCTTCCGCATTGATTTCGTCCAAGAGATTATCTTTAGCAAATACACCCGCTGCCAGTTCGATGCTCTCCTCATTCAAGGCACGCTTCGCCAGTTCGAGCATCGACAATACCTCTGCCTGCATTTCCGCCAAACGAAGGCGGTTCATCAGCTCCGCGTCGAGCACCGGCTCCTTACAGCGAATCACAAAACGAGCGATTCCCTCTGCAAAGTCACCCAAACGCTCCAGATTCGTGTTAATCTTCAGCATCGCCAACACAAAACGAAGGTCGATTGCCACCGGATTATATAAGGCAATAATATCTTCCACGTCACTGTCTATCTTCAACTCGAAAGCATTCACCCTGCGTTCACGAACCATCACCTGTTGAGCCAGTTCCTTGTCAAGCGTCAGCACAGCCTCTCCGGCACGGTCAAGCTGATTGTACACCAATGTCCACATTTCATCCACTTCCTTCTTCAACAGGATGAGTTCCGATTCTATAAACTTTACCATAGTCTATTTTATATAAATGATTAATATTCTGTTTACTACATTTTCAGGCACGGATTACACGGATTACACGGTTCTTAGAATTATGATTGCATAAAGCAACAGCGTAATCCGTGAAATCCGTGCCTATATATTATCCAAAGCGTCCCGTAATGTAATTCTGAGTAGCCTCTTTCTCCGGGTTGGTGAATATCTTTTTCGTTTGGTCGAACTCCACCATTTCACCCAGATAAAAGAAAGCCGTCTTGTCGCTGACACGAGCTGCCTGCTGCATATTGTGCGTGACGATGACAATCGTATAGTCCTTTTTCAGTTCATGAATCAGTTCCTCTACCTTTGCCGTAGAAATCGGGTCGAGCGCAGACGCAGGCTCGTCCATCAACAATACCGAAGGAGATACCGCCATCGCACGGGCAATGCAAAGACGCTGCTGCTGCCCGCCGGAGAGTGCATAAGCCGATTCCTTCAACTTATCCTTCACTTCATCCCACAAAGCCGCACCTTTCAATGTTTCTTCCACACGCTGGCGGATGAAAGCATTATCTTTTACCCCATTCACCCGAAGTCCGTAGGCCACATTCTCGAAAATGCTTTTCGGGAAAGGGTTAGGACGCTGGAACACCATTCCCACATTCTTGCGCAACTCATCCACTTCCACGCCCTTCGCATAGATATTCTGTCCGTCGATACGGATTTCCCCTTCCATGCGGATATCGGGAATCAAATCGTTCATGCGGTTGAAAAGCCGGAGAAAGGTAGACTTTCCGCAACCGGAAGGACCGATAAAAGCAACGACCGACTTCTCTTCAATCTGCATACTGATGCCCTTCAACGCATGGAAATTACCATACCAGAAGTTCACATCACGCGTATCTATTTTCACTGTATCCATATACTAATTTAGTTCGTTTTTACTCTTCTCTCAAAATATTTTCTCAATGCATTTGCCAGCAGATTCACCAGCAGGATAATCACAATCAGCACCAATGCCGTACCGTAAGCCAACGGCAACTGCGCTTCCATATCCGTCCCACTCGTAGAAATCACATACAAGTGGTAAGGCAACGCCATACACTGATCCAGGATACTGGTCGGCAACTGCGGCAGGAAGTATGCGGCACAAGTAAACAGAATCGGAGCCGTCTCACCCGAGACACGTCCCAATGCCAGAATCAGCCCTGTGATAATATTCGGCATTCCCATCGGCAGAATCACGTGCCAGATAGTCTGCAACTTCGTCGCTCCCAACGCGCGGCTGCCTTCACGCATACTGTCGGGAATAGCTTTCAACGCTTCTTCCGTGGTCCGGATGACCAAAGGTACGCAAAGCAAACCTAATGTCAAAGAACCGGCAAGGATACTATCTCCCAAACCCATATAATTGACAAACAACGCCATACCGAACAAACCGAACACGATAGAAGGGATACCGCTCAGATTGTTGGTCATCACCCGTATAAAGCGTACCAACTTCCCCTTCGGCGCATATTCATTCATATAAATCCCACTCATCACCCCTATCGGGAAAGCAAACAGCGCACTGCCCGTCATCAGATAGAAAGTTCCGACGATAGCCGGCCAGATGCCGCCCCCTGTCATCCCGTCCGTAGGAGACGATGTGAGAAACTCCCAACTGATAGCGCCGCTCCCCTTATAAATGATGAAGCCCAGAATCGCGAACAATATCAGCACGATACAAAGACTCAACAGTCGGAATATTCCGAAAGCAATCTTCTGCGAACGGTGCTTAGCCTTATTATTACTTCTTATTTCCATGTTATTTGCTACGTTTTAATCCTTTAGAGGAAATATACTCCACGCTAAAGTTGATAATCAATGTAATGAAGAACAGAACGACACCCAGCAGGAACAAAGCCTGATAATGAGGACCACCCGCCGGTGCTTCTCCCAACTCCGCCGCGATAGTAGCCGGAATGGTGCGCAACGGTTCGAGAATCGTTGTCGGAATCACAGCCGCGTTACCCGTCACCATCAATACCGCCATCGTCTCACCGATAGCACGTCCGATGCCGAGCACCACGCCCGAAGTAATGCCCGATATGGAATACGGAATCACCACCTTATAAATCGTCTGCCATTGCGTAGCTCCCAGCGCCAGGCTCGCTTCCCGCATGGAACGAGGGCAGTTTCTCATCGCATCTTCCGTCACCGTTATAATGGTAGGCAGCGCCATAATGGCCAGCACGATACTACCCGCCAGCCCGCTCTCCCCTACCGAAAGATTAAAAACATTCTGAATCATCGGCACAATGACAATCAGCCCGAAAAAGCCATAGACTACGGAAGGAATACCGCTCAACAATTCGATAATAGGTTTCAGCCAGTTCCGCACTTTCGGGTTTGCCACTTCGGACATATAGATAGAAACCGACAGCCCGAACGGCAAAGCAAAAAGAATGGCGAACAAACTCACCCATAACGTACCGGTAATCAAGGGCAGAAAGCCGAATTGCGCCGCCGGAGTAGCCGTCGGAAACCATTCTGCACCCGCAAACACATCTTTCACGGAAATCGTATTGTCCTCTATGAAATGCACCGCATCCGGATGGACAATGAATTTCTGCGGTACGAACGCCACGATACCGGGCGTTTTCTCTACCAGTTCCGTGATTTTATCCCCTGCATACTCATAAGCAGCACCGAGTTCTTCTTCCGTATAATACTGCGTAATATCCTCCAAACGGAATACCCGGATAGGAAGATCATCCCCACCGAGTTCTTTCCAGTTCGTTATCTCCTCGTCGAAAACATCCTTTATCTGTTCAGGGCTCAATACGCTTACCTTATTTGTTTTATTCAACGCCAACACATACCCTTCCTCGATTACCTTGCTCTTGAATAATCCGAAAGCCTCTGTAAACAGGAAAAGTACAATCAGCAAAATAGTAATACTCGTTACGAAGCCGCTACAAGTCAAAACTCCTTCTATAATCCTTTCTAAAACCTTTTTCATACCTCTTGATTTCTGATGCAAAGAAAGCATCTCCTTATTAAGGGGGTGTGACTAACGTTTGAAGGAAATGTTTCAATCCTGTTACATTTGTATTACAAGTAATATTTCCCCGCCACATGAAACAGAAATGTAATATCCGATTGCTTTATTTGCACCAGTAATAAACAAAGAATCATTATGAAAATAAGAAGAAACTTATTGATAGCCCTTTCGCTGTTCGCGCTCAGTGCCAGTGCGCAACGTATCAAAGGCAGTGACACGGTACTGCCTGTCGCCCAGCAGACAGCAGAACGGTTTATGAACCAACAGCCCGATGCCCGTGTCACGGTCACCGGTGGCGGAACCGGTGTCGGCATCTCCGCCCTGATGGATAACACTACGGATATCGCAATGGCTTCACGCCCGATAAAATTCAGCGAAAAAATGAAAATCAAAGCGGCAGGAGAAGAAGTGGACGAAGTGATTGTAGCCTACGACGCCCTCGCCGTAGTGGTACACCCTTCCAACCCGGTGAAGCAACTCACCCGCCAGCAACTGGAAGACATCTTCCGCGGAAAGATAACCAACTGGAAGCAAGTGGGCGGAGACGACCGCAAGATAGTGGTTTACTCCCGCGAAACCTCTTCCGGTACTTATGAATTTTTCAAAGAGAGTGTCCTGAAAAACAAGAACTACATGGCGAGCAGCCTTTCCATGCCGGCAACGGGTGCCATTATCCAATCTGTCAGCCAGACCAAAGGAGCCATCGGTTACGTCGGGTTGGCATACGTATCTCCCCGCGTCAAGACGCTCTCCGTATCCTATGACGGCAGCCACTACGCCACGCCCACAGTAGAGAACGCCACCAACAAGACCTACCCCATCGTGCGCCCGCTTTACTACTATTACAATGTAAAAAACAAAGAACAAGTCGATCCCCTGATTCAATACATTCTTTCACCCGACGGGCAGGACATTATAAAAAAGAGCGGTTATATTCCGGTTAAATAAAAAAAATGTCCTACTTTTGTAGCCTGAATCATGTATTAACATAAATCGTTATGACAGATATTAAAAACGAAGAAGTAGCAGGTGAAAAGAAAAGCCTGAACTTTATAGAGCAGGCAGTAGAAAAAGACTTGAAAGAAGGTAAAAACGGTGGAAAAGTGCAGACACGTTTCCCGCCCGAACCTAACGGATACCTTCACATCGGCCATGCCAAAGCTATTTGCCTTGACTTCGGCATCGCAGAAAAACATGGCGGTGTATGCAACCTTCGTTTCGACGACACAAACCCTACCAAGGAAGATGTGGAATATGTAGAAGCCATCAAAGAGGATATCCAGTGGTTAGGCTACCATTGGGGCAATGAATACTACGCTTCCGATTATTTCCAGCAATTATGGGACTTCGCTATCCGCCTGATAGAGGAAGGAAAAGCATATATCGACGAACAGAGTTCCGAACTGATTGCGCAGCAAAAAGGCACTCCTACCCAGGCAGGTGTGGAAAGCCCTTACCGCAACCGCCCTATCGAAGAGAGCCTTGAGCTTTTCAAGAAGATGAACAGCGGTGAGATTGAAGAAGGCGCTATGGTGCTCCGTGCCAAGATTGACATGGCAAACCCGAACATGCACTTCCGCGACCCGATTATCTATCGTGTAGTGAAGCATCCTCACCACCGTACGGGCACCACGTGGAAAGCCTATCCGATGTATGACTTCGCCCACGGACAGAGTGACTTCTTCGAAGGAGTGACCCATTCACTGTGTACCCTCGAATTTGTGGTACACCGTCCGTTGTACGACCTCTTCATCGACTGGCTGAAAGAAGGTAAAGATCTGAACGACAACCGTCCCCGCCAGACTGAGTTCAACAAACTGAACCTGAGCTATACGCTGATGAGTAAACGTAACTTGCTGACTCTGGTAAAAGAAGGCCTGGTGAACGGATGGGACGACCCCCGTATGCCGACAATCTGCGGTTTCCGCCGTCGCGGTTATTCGCCGGAAGCCATCCATAAGTTCATCGACAAAATCGGTTATACTACCTATGACGCGCTGAATGACATTGCCCTGCTTGAAAGCTCTCTCCGTGACGACCTGAACAGCCGCGCTATCCGCGTATCGGCCGTCGTTAATCCTGTGAAGCTCATCATCACGAACTACCCCGAAGGACAGGTAGAAGAACTGGAAGCCATCAACAATCCGGAAGATCCGGAAGCAGGAAGCCACCTTATCGAGTTCAGCCGCGAATTGTGGATGGAACGTGAGGACTTCATGGAAGATGCTCCGAAGAAATTCTTCCGTATGACACCGGGACAGGAAGTACGTCTGAAAAATGCCTATATCGTGAAATGCACAGGCTGCAAGAAAGACGAGAACGGCGTGATTACAGAAGTATATTGCGAATACGACCCCAATACCCGCAGCGGTATGCCGGATGCCAACCGCAAAGTGAAAGGTACATTGCACTGGGTAAGCTGCGACCATTGTTTGCAAGCAGAAGTACGACTGTACGACCG
The DNA window shown above is from Bacteroides faecium and carries:
- the pstC gene encoding phosphate ABC transporter permease subunit PstC, giving the protein MKKVLERIIEGVLTCSGFVTSITILLIVLFLFTEAFGLFKSKVIEEGYVLALNKTNKVSVLSPEQIKDVFDEEITNWKELGGDDLPIRVFRLEDITQYYTEEELGAAYEYAGDKITELVEKTPGIVAFVPQKFIVHPDAVHFIEDNTISVKDVFAGAEWFPTATPAAQFGFLPLITGTLWVSLFAILFALPFGLSVSIYMSEVANPKVRNWLKPIIELLSGIPSVVYGFFGLIVIVPMIQNVFNLSVGESGLAGSIVLAIMALPTIITVTEDAMRNCPRSMREASLALGATQWQTIYKVVIPYSISGITSGVVLGIGRAIGETMAVLMVTGNAAVIPTTILEPLRTIPATIAAELGEAPAGGPHYQALFLLGVVLFFITLIINFSVEYISSKGLKRSK
- a CDS encoding glutamine--tRNA ligase/YqeY domain fusion protein, whose product is MTDIKNEEVAGEKKSLNFIEQAVEKDLKEGKNGGKVQTRFPPEPNGYLHIGHAKAICLDFGIAEKHGGVCNLRFDDTNPTKEDVEYVEAIKEDIQWLGYHWGNEYYASDYFQQLWDFAIRLIEEGKAYIDEQSSELIAQQKGTPTQAGVESPYRNRPIEESLELFKKMNSGEIEEGAMVLRAKIDMANPNMHFRDPIIYRVVKHPHHRTGTTWKAYPMYDFAHGQSDFFEGVTHSLCTLEFVVHRPLYDLFIDWLKEGKDLNDNRPRQTEFNKLNLSYTLMSKRNLLTLVKEGLVNGWDDPRMPTICGFRRRGYSPEAIHKFIDKIGYTTYDALNDIALLESSLRDDLNSRAIRVSAVVNPVKLIITNYPEGQVEELEAINNPEDPEAGSHLIEFSRELWMEREDFMEDAPKKFFRMTPGQEVRLKNAYIVKCTGCKKDENGVITEVYCEYDPNTRSGMPDANRKVKGTLHWVSCDHCLQAEVRLYDRLWKVENPRDEMAAIREAKNCEALEAMKEIINPDSLKVLPDCYIEKFAATLPPLSYLQFQRIGYFNIDKDSTPEKMVFNRTVGLKDTWGKINK
- a CDS encoding PstS family phosphate ABC transporter substrate-binding protein gives rise to the protein MKIRRNLLIALSLFALSASAQRIKGSDTVLPVAQQTAERFMNQQPDARVTVTGGGTGVGISALMDNTTDIAMASRPIKFSEKMKIKAAGEEVDEVIVAYDALAVVVHPSNPVKQLTRQQLEDIFRGKITNWKQVGGDDRKIVVYSRETSSGTYEFFKESVLKNKNYMASSLSMPATGAIIQSVSQTKGAIGYVGLAYVSPRVKTLSVSYDGSHYATPTVENATNKTYPIVRPLYYYYNVKNKEQVDPLIQYILSPDGQDIIKKSGYIPVK
- the phoU gene encoding phosphate signaling complex protein PhoU gives rise to the protein MVKFIESELILLKKEVDEMWTLVYNQLDRAGEAVLTLDKELAQQVMVRERRVNAFELKIDSDVEDIIALYNPVAIDLRFVLAMLKINTNLERLGDFAEGIARFVIRCKEPVLDAELMNRLRLAEMQAEVLSMLELAKRALNEESIELAAGVFAKDNLLDEINAEATGILANYIIEHPETALTCVDLVSVFRKLERSGDHITNIAEEIVFFVDAKVLKHRGKTEEHYPEK
- a CDS encoding riboflavin synthase, which gives rise to MFSGIVEEYATLVALVKDQENIHFTFKCSFVNELKIDQSISHNGVCLTVVSMTDETYTVTAMKETLERSNLGLLKVGDKVNVERSMMMNGRLDGHIVQGHVDQTATCIDIKDAEGSWYFTFQYACDKEMAKRGYITVDKGSVTVNGVSLTVCNPTDDTFQVAIIPYTYEHTNFHTFEIGSVVNIEFDIIGKYISRMIQYK
- the pstB gene encoding phosphate ABC transporter ATP-binding protein PstB — encoded protein: MDTVKIDTRDVNFWYGNFHALKGISMQIEEKSVVAFIGPSGCGKSTFLRLFNRMNDLIPDIRMEGEIRIDGQNIYAKGVEVDELRKNVGMVFQRPNPFPKSIFENVAYGLRVNGVKDNAFIRQRVEETLKGAALWDEVKDKLKESAYALSGGQQQRLCIARAMAVSPSVLLMDEPASALDPISTAKVEELIHELKKDYTIVIVTHNMQQAARVSDKTAFFYLGEMVEFDQTKKIFTNPEKEATQNYITGRFG
- the pstA gene encoding phosphate ABC transporter permease PstA — protein: MEIRSNNKAKHRSQKIAFGIFRLLSLCIVLILFAILGFIIYKGSGAISWEFLTSSPTDGMTGGGIWPAIVGTFYLMTGSALFAFPIGVMSGIYMNEYAPKGKLVRFIRVMTNNLSGIPSIVFGLFGMALFVNYMGLGDSILAGSLTLGLLCVPLVIRTTEEALKAIPDSMREGSRALGATKLQTIWHVILPMGMPNIITGLILALGRVSGETAPILFTCAAYFLPQLPTSILDQCMALPYHLYVISTSGTDMEAQLPLAYGTALVLIVIILLVNLLANALRKYFERRVKTN